The following are encoded together in the Lepidochelys kempii isolate rLepKem1 chromosome 7, rLepKem1.hap2, whole genome shotgun sequence genome:
- the LOC140915346 gene encoding lipase member M-like gives MWLFITVAYLFQGTVSSEKLIRMKRDHVYPEAYMNISELITYRGYPSEEYEVVTEDGYILSVNRIPYGIENQGNTAVKPAVFLQHGLLGDASNWVTNLANNSLGFILADAGYDVWMGNSRGNTWSRRHLNLSIEQDEFWSFSFDEMAKFDLPAVLNFIMQKTGQEQLYYVGYSQGATIAFITFSTMPQLAKRIKLYFALAPVTTVKYARSPAVKLLYLPEKFLRVLLGRRELFHQSEWLRKLVVSFCGRSIFAKLCGNVFFVLGGYNVNNINMSRVNVYVARAPAGTSVQNIIHWSQILNSGEFQAYNWRSQTKNMAKFGQATPPLYKIKDMTVPTAIWTGGQDLLADLKDVNILLPQIINLVHYKNIPEWAHLDFFWGLDAPLRMYSEIIDLMEKHP, from the exons ATGTGGCTATTCATTACAGTGGCATATTTGTTCCAAGGAACTGTATCTTCAGAGAAACTCATAAGAATGAAGAGAGATCATGTGTATCCTGAAGCATATATGAACATT AGCGAGCTCATTACCTATAGAGGGTACCCCAGTGAGGAGTATGAAGTGGTGACAGAAGATGGCTATATCCTTAGCGTTAACAGAATCCCTTATGGAATAGAAAATCAGGGGAATACGG ctgtAAAGCCTGCTGTGTTTCTCCAACATGGATTACTAGGAGATGCTAGCAACTGGGTCACAAACCTGGCCAATAACAGCCTGGGCTTCATACTAGCAGATGCTGGCTATGACGTTTGGATGGGAAACAGCAGAGGGAACACCTGGTCTAGAAGACACCTGAATCTTTCTATTGAGCAAGATGAGTTCTGGTCTTTCAG TTTTGATGAGATGGCGAAGTTTGACCTTCCAGCAGTGctaaactttattatgcagaaaaCTGGACAAGAGCAGTTGTATTATGTTGGCTATTCACAGGGTGCCACTATAG ctttcattacaTTTTCAACAATGCCCCAGCTGGCTAAAAGAATCAAACTGTATTTTGCCTTAGCCCCTGTAACTACAGTTAAATATGCCAGAAGCCCTGCAGTAAAACTCCTGTATCTTCCTGAAAAGTTTCTCAGG GTCTTGCTTGGCAGAAGGGAATTATTTCACCAAAGTGAATGGCTGAGAAAGCTAGTTGTTTCCTTTTGTGGCCGCAGCATTTTTGCTAAGCTTTGTGGAAATGTCTTCTTCGTTCTGGGAGGCTACAATGTGAATAACATAAATATG AGTCGTGTTAATGTATATGTAGCCCGAGCCCCAGCAGGAACATCTGTGCAAAATATAATCCACTGGAGCCAG ATACTTAATTCAGGGGAATTCCAAGCTTATAACTGGCGCAGTCAAACCAAGAATATGGCGAAATTTGGTCAG GCCACCCCTCCTTTATACAAGATAAAAGATATGACAGTGCCAACTGCAATATGGACTGGTGGACAAGACTTGCTTGCAGACTTAAAGGATGTTAATATTTTACTTCCTCAAATTATTAATCTTGTTCATTACAAAAACATTCCTGAATGGGCACATCTGGATTTCTTCTGGGGGCTGGATGCACCGCTGCGCATGTACAGTGAAATCATTGACCTAATGGAGAAGCATCCATAA